Genomic segment of Candidatus Spechtbacterales bacterium:
TCTCCGGTTCTTGGACGCGGTTTTAAAACAGGGTTTTTGGGCATGCTTCATATGGAGATAATTTTAGAACGCATGCGTCGTGAGTATGGTCTTGAACTTGTAGTTACATCTCCATCAGTAGCTTATAATGTGGCAATGAAATCCGGAGAGACTATCACTGTTTTTACTCCGTCTCAGTATCCTGATCCTTCAATCATTGAGGGTGCACAAGAGCCCTGGGTGTTTTTGCGCATCATTGTGCAACCTGAATATATGAATAATGTAATGAATCTTCTCAAAACCATTCGCGGACTTTACAAAGATACAGAGTATATAGGAAGTGATAGAATACGTATAAATTACGAAGCGCCTTTGGCTGATATAATTTCCGATTTTTATGACAATTTAAAGAATACAACCTCCGGCTACGGCTCTATGTCGTATGAGATAACGGGATACAGGCCTGTTGATATTGTAAAATTGGATATATTACTTGCCGGCGAACCTGTAGCCGCGCTTGCGCGCATGGTTCCCAAAGATTATGCAGAAAAAGAAGGAAGGAAGCTTGCGGAAAAAATAAAAAATGTTTTACCTGCAGAGCAGTTTGCGGTAGCAATTCAGGCCGCTGTTGGTGGCAAAATTGTAGCACGCGAAACTCGTAGCGCCATGCGCAAAGATGTAACAGCGGGACTGTATGGCGGGGATTATACAAGAAAACGAAAACAGCTTGAAAAACAGAAAAAGGGAAAAAAGCGTTTGAAGGAACAGGGCAAGGTTGATCTGGATACGGATACTTTGATGAAGATATTTCAATAAAAAAAGGGCTCGCGTTGCGAGCCCTTTTTTTATTGTTTGTGGTATTATGAAAATGCAGGCGCTACAAGGAAAAGTATCATTCCTGCCGCTGCAAAAATAACCATAAGAGTCTGTCCTATTTTTACAACCTTTTTCTTTTTATTGGAATTTAATAACATATGGTTAATAGTATATAACTTTTAGTAATTTTTTTCAACTGTAATGAAGACTTTTTTTTATAAATTTATTTTACCCCCCACGCTCCTGGTACTTATTGGTGTTTTGGCTGTAGGTGTTTTCAATCAGGCAAAAAAAAATTATAACCTTCACGCGCAAATAAGTAAATTAGAGACCAATATAGAAAGTGTTGAAAAACAAAACGAAGATTTACAAAAGGCAATTGAAAACTTTCAGGATCCCTCAACAATAGATAGGGAAGCCCGAAGACGTCTAAACCTTAAAAAAGATGGAGAAGAAGTTGTAATCATCTTGCCTCCGGGCGGCGAAGATAAAAATATCATAGAGGAGCAATCCCCTGAAACCGGGGATAAAGCGAGCTCTTTTTGGCACAAGATAATAAGTTGGTTTGAGTAACTAAAAACGCGCATAGAGCGCGTTTTTAGTTACTGGTAATTTACTGCTTCAATAAAATACTAAATGTTTATCTGCCATGCCCAGAAGTATTCAAATTGAATTTCTTCACCTAACGGATAGCTTGTGCGTAATTTTTCTTTTATCTCATCAGTAGCACTAAGAGGCACAAATATAGTTTGCCCTTCAATTATAGCGGGTAGCTGATTTTCGCGTATGTATTTTGTACTCTGTATAGGTATCTCAGATCCATAGAAAGAATAGTCCAGAGTAGACTGTTTGGTGCG
This window contains:
- a CDS encoding septum formation initiator family protein → MKTFFYKFILPPTLLVLIGVLAVGVFNQAKKNYNLHAQISKLETNIESVEKQNEDLQKAIENFQDPSTIDREARRRLNLKKDGEEVVIILPPGGEDKNIIEEQSPETGDKASSFWHKIISWFE